The Paenibacillus sp. FSL W8-0426 region CCGATCCATCCACTTCAATTCATGGGTAAGCATACGCTTCATCATGTTATAAGTCCACCCGGTATCCGACGCCGCGCAGCGTGCGAATTAACCGATGTTCCTTATCGCCAAGCTTGTCCCGCAGCGAACGAATGTACACTTCGACGATATTTTCTTCCCCGCCAAAATCATATCCCCATACCCTGCTTAGTATGGTGGCTTTACTTAGTACAATGCCGTGGTTGTGCACGATGAATTTGAGCAGTTCGTATTCGGTTGGCGATAGCTCCAGGACTTGTCCCTGATAGGTAAACTCCTTCCGCAGATCATCGATGCGGAACGGGCCGTACGTGACGGCTCCCATTAAGAGCGGAAACTGGTTGCGAAGTCTGGCCTGAATTCGTGCGAGCAGCTCGTCGAAAGCAA contains the following coding sequences:
- a CDS encoding response regulator transcription factor — encoded protein: MKLNTAVKILLADDEPHILQFLELGLSNEGFDVRTAPDGATALEVASEFQPHMVILDVMMPEMDGFEVVERLRSAGHPVGVIMLTARDEVEHRVRGLWLGADDYMIKPFAFDELLARIQARLRNQFPLLMGAVTYGPFRIDDLRKEFTYQGQVLELSPTEYELLKFIVHNHGIVLSKATILSRVWGYDFGGEENIVEVYIRSLRDKLGDKEHRLIRTLRGVGYRVDL